A genomic stretch from Lathyrus oleraceus cultivar Zhongwan6 chromosome 2, CAAS_Psat_ZW6_1.0, whole genome shotgun sequence includes:
- the LOC127120109 gene encoding uncharacterized protein LOC127120109 isoform X1: MLLLCFEEGNRASCLWERERILGLSFLLFPASRFYCFHFYLGKGSFHACSLFEASKDSFVCYRILLIMKMIKLRSACFMIPSTHLCLLKIFPPKAFGCRKSRGQSWELKIVILWLDYKILLLDGANEGLVIVSYSRGVSFREPFKNQLMEFFRNTCG; this comes from the exons ATGTTACTCTTATGCTTTGAAGAAGGAAACCGAGCAAGTTGTCTTTGGGAAAGGGAAAGGATTCTAGGTCTCTCGTTTTTACTGTTTCCAGCTTCTCGTTTTTACTGTTTCCATTTCTATTTGGGAAAGGGAAGCTTCCATGCATGTTCTCTCTTTGAAGCAAGCAAG GATTCTTTTGTATGCTACAGGAttcttttgatcatgaaaatG ATTAAGCTTCGGTCAGCGTGCTTCATGATTCCATCAACACATCTTTGTCTCCTAAAGATTTTTCCACCGAAAGCCTTCGGATGTAGAAAAAGTAGGGGTCAAAGCTGGGAGTTGAAGATTGTCATTTTGTGGCTGGATTATAA AATTCTTCTTTTGGATGGGGCAAATGAGGGTTTGGTTATTGTGTCATATTCTCGCGGAGTGAGTTTTAGAGAACCTTTTAAAAACCAATTAATGGAGTTCTTCAGGAACACTTGTGGATGA
- the LOC127120109 gene encoding uncharacterized protein LOC127120109 isoform X2, protein MLLLCFEEGNRASCLWERERILGLSFLLFPASRFYCFHFYLGKGSFHACSLFEASKDSFVCYRILLIMKMEMCITTRSSGKLDVSILQLNDNLSVMLFEVRKQD, encoded by the exons ATGTTACTCTTATGCTTTGAAGAAGGAAACCGAGCAAGTTGTCTTTGGGAAAGGGAAAGGATTCTAGGTCTCTCGTTTTTACTGTTTCCAGCTTCTCGTTTTTACTGTTTCCATTTCTATTTGGGAAAGGGAAGCTTCCATGCATGTTCTCTCTTTGAAGCAAGCAAG GATTCTTTTGTATGCTACAGGAttcttttgatcatgaaaatG GAAATGTGTATTACTACAAGGTCTTCCGGGAAACTAGATGTCAGTATTTTACAGCTGAATGATAATCTTTCTGTTATGCTCTTTGAAGTGAGAAAACAAGATTAA